A genomic window from Antedon mediterranea chromosome 4, ecAntMedi1.1, whole genome shotgun sequence includes:
- the LOC140047720 gene encoding uncharacterized protein encodes YQVLYIFYKWTISCEWADRNILSSIPNIRVVSLGKTDSIGEPLPVDTEYDLPSHWTGIVLELFFPYLVIQDNQAIVGTCQYSFNNPQNTRGEYVYTIQINGCPRSRYGMNCDQICNCSQDIQCHSFNGACICPIGLTGETCEKLDPYLEIDTESLYIKWGSILILNCTAHGFTDTDITITWQRNNTGLENATRNLLEVNYYPRPIQISYYVDNITESDNDIYRCIANNTIVREVTITVIDLPNPFIKTPTNHTVVSGFNMLLVCQVRPLAGVVIWTLNSKTVNNNMLKSTDTLTISSNVLTGESTLTIEHMYLEDEGVYRCFVGHTFEPDDINFAEAYITVIVPPSGDYPVIDTTTESSMLSVSEDDLMMLTCNVYGIRPIPNLKWTIDGKRFNFQETFTFVETDLRFDVASTITFAVYRDYNSKYLTCTMESDEFDNARTSRLLNVTYKPVLRFQPSYIDILEGDDLLVTCNGSGNPVSISYRWECDKSNRGRILQDGQTFSIPDVSSSFDQSRLRCIAFNSVGTSFRTLNVNVRGKGVSFQVVLPVVAVIVLVMLVLVPVTVYRHRNRIQRMAEQFQLPVEKGDKEFDAFISYKGGTEEETFVVQKLVPNLEAMGFAVCVHYKHFLAGNTIMQNILDAIAKSRKTIIVLSPAFVESQWCRYEFITASAEILKSENNVIPLMYEDITKMPKLDVILKELLDRINYITWPRDCNDDDPDVLRFWELMKHSLTRKISPVDALK; translated from the exons TAccaagtattatatatattctaCAAATGGACTATTTCTTGTGAGTGGGCGGACAGGAATATTCTCTCTTCAATTCCCAATATAAGAGTAGTATCGCTTGGTAAAACTG attcgATTGGTGAACCTCTTCCTGTAGATACTGAATATGATCTGCCATCGCATTGGACTGGAATTGTTTTAGAACTGTTCTTTCCATATCTCGTCATTCAGGATAATCAGGCCATTGTAGGAACTTGCCAATATTCATTCAACAACCCCCAAAACACCAGAGGGGAATATGTGTACACAATTCAAATAAATG GATGTCCACGGAGTAGATATGGAATGAACTGTGACCAAATTTGCAATTGTTCTCAAGACATCCAATGCCATAGTTTCAACGGAGCATGCATATGTCCAATTGGACTTACAGGAGAGACTTGTGAAAAAC TTGATCCATATTTGGAAATCGACACTGAAAGTCTATACATTAAATGGGGATCAATACTAATACTTAACTGCACAGCACACGGATTTACAGATACAGACATTACAATTACCTGGCAACGAAACAATACGGGTTTAGAAAACGCCACAAGGAACCTTCTTGAAGTTAACTATTACCCACG cCCAATTCAAATTAGTTACTACGTAGATAACATCACAGAATCTGATAATGACATCTACAGATGTATTGCTAATAATACGATCGTGAGAGAAGTTACCATTACGGTGATTG ATCTTCCAAATCCATTTATCAAGACCCCTACAAATCATACAGTTGTGTCCGGATTTAATATGTTATTGGTGTGCCAAGTTCGTCCTTTAGCTGGAGTAGTGATATGGACACTAAACAGCAAAACAGTTAACAACAACATGCTTAAAAGCACAGATACTCTAACAATATCTTCGAATGTTTTAACTGGTGAATCGACATTGACAATTGAACATATGTATCTAGAGGATGAAGGCGTGTATAGGTGTTTTGTAGGTCACACATTCGAACCAGACGACATTAACTTTGCAGAAGCCTACATAACAGTTATTGTCCCACCTTCTGGTGACTATCCAGTAATCGACACTACAACAGAGAGTAGCATGTTATCCGTTTCAGAAGATGATTTAATGATGTTAACTTGCAACGTTTACGGAATTAGACCAATTCCTAACCTTAAGTGGACAATTGATGGAAAACGTTTCAATTTCCAGGAAACCTTTACATTTGTGGAAACAGATTTGCGGTTCGACGTAGCAAGTACCATCACATTTGCAGTTTATCGAGATTacaattcaaaatatttaacGTGTACGATGGAAAGTGACGAATTTGATAACGCACGTACCTCAAGGTTGTTGAATGTAACGT acAAACCTGTACTGCGATTTCAACCCAGTTATATAGACATCTTAGAAGGAGATGATCTACTGGTTACGTGTAATGGTTCTGGTAACCCTGTTAGTATCTCCTATCGTTGGGAATGTGACAAATCTAATAGGGGCAGAATTCTTCAAGATGGACAGACTTTCAGTATCCCGGATGTTTCATCTAGCTTTGACCAATCAAGACTTCGCTGTATCGCTTTTAATAGTGTCGGTACAAGTTTCCGAACTCTCAACGTCAACGTTCGTG GAAAAGGAGTTTCTTTTCAAGTAGTTCTACCAGTAGTAGCTGTGATCGTACTCGTTATGCTTGTGCTCGTTCCTGTAACGGTTTATCGACATCGCAACAGAATTCAACGTATGGCCGAACAGTTTCAATTGCCAGTTGAAAAAG GTGACAAAGAATTTGACGCATTTATCTCGTACAAAGGCGGCACCGAAGAAGAGACATTTGTGGTACAGAAACTTGTTCCAAATCTCGAGGCGATGGGGTTTGCCGTCTGTGTTCATTACAAACACTTTCTTGCCGGAAACA caaTTATGCAGAATATTCTCGATGCAATAGCCAAGAGCAGAAAGACAATCATTGTCCTATCGCCTGCGTTTGTTGAAAGTCAATGGTGCCGTTACGAGTTCATTACAGCGTCAGCAGAGATCCTGAAGTCGGAAAATAACGTAATTCCCTTAATGTATGAAGACATTACAAAGATGCCAAAGCTTGACGTCATATTGAAAGAACTACTCGATCGTATTAACTACATAACTTGGCCACGTGACTGCAATGACGACGACCCGGATGTTCTTCGTTTCTGGGAGCTCATGAAACATTCATTGACGCGAAAAATATCTCCAGTTGACGCTTTGAAGTAG
- the LOC140047722 gene encoding uncharacterized protein has product MDFGQILLFNLFFVTSFGTYYPFCQVEREVLERNVTDLISGDFNITAINPDNGEQDDPVLITDQSYVIHNTCTLDVFLTFQNILLKHVILSEETYGFECTYTDPGVKTSIPTIELTEDKARKTLHYFLISFSDMDPPLLRRRTKVENLFSTK; this is encoded by the exons ATGGATTTCGGTCAGATACTTTTGTTTAACCTTTTCTTTGTAACTTCGTTTGGAACGTATTATCCGTTTTGTCAAGTGGAACGTGAAGTGTTAGAAAGG aACGTTACAGATTTGATATCTGGTGATTTCAATATAACGGCAATAAATCCTGATAATGGTGAGCAAGATGATCCAGTATTAATTACCGATCAGTCGTATGTCATCCACAATACTT GTACATTAGATGTCtttttaacatttcaaaatatACTTTTGAAGCATGTTATATTGAGTGAGGAGACTTACGGTTTTGAATGCACGTACACTGATCCAGGGGTTAAAACAAGTATCCCAACAATAGAATTAACCGAAGACAAAGCACGTAAGACTTTACATTATTTTCTCATTAGCTTCAGTGACATGGATCCTCCTCTTCTACGTCGTAGAACTAAAGTCGAAAACCTTTTCAGCACCAAATAG
- the LOC140046086 gene encoding uncharacterized protein: MAGSCPFFVNDFNLATITFRMQVLGCPYRKYGLDCNQPCNCSNGVNCHGFDGTCLCPKGFESDSCENLNPVLDVKFNQRHIYLPWGSDYDLVCTSHGLTNGDIQWTKNNEKLWAVNTIVPEKYYPKPVKSVHQLQNVTTEHNGVYTCETTNDTSVSLKTTVNINVLEIPTPFIEGPNIQSVLIGDNITITCRVKEPVEIAFWKKGQANSKLFSIINSTNTMFIKNNPDDGLYKLTILNVTLLDESEYRCYFGRDFLDVNLTFAESHVIVNVNPLKPFPSIYKHDSLSTEIKLPVLDIYDVSNGDIINMRCEVNLSKPVVELSWFLDGSPFMESNKYVETDDNLLFNTSIEFLKTATVSDNNRVVTCVAENSIILKENKTVYLNVTYKPVVEIDPESASITEGEDLTFTCSSNSNPMPSSYVWFVNLSNGTKLINQNPVLKFSSVTTDFNNAKLRCEVENSIGKSYADVTNVTVKRIEISLKIILPCSVVAAVVCVAILSLIVYKYRFRIRMMQARQNVYKNREGDKEFDFFIAYKSGGGDEDFVINVLTPKLEEMGFKICVHFKNFLPGSTIIDNITEAVHNSWKTILVLSPAFLESGWCQYEFETALGNMLNQRADILPIIYENVLNLPNLDKNIQSLLKTITYLNWNGGNIDEDQKIRFWKDIEKNAPPRTAGQMADNNNEVQEAVELKEI; the protein is encoded by the exons ATGGCTGGATCTTGCCCTTTTTTTGTAAATGACTTCAATCTGGCAACTATTACTTTTAGAATGCAAGTGTTAG GTTGCCCCTATCGGAAGTACGGTTTAGATTGTAATCAACCGTGTAACTGCTCAAATGGAGTAAATTGTCACGGTTTTGATGGCACATGTTTATGTCCAAAGGGCTTTGAAAGTGACAGTTGTGAAAATC TCAATCCTGTGCTGGATGTAAAATTTAATCAAAGGCATATCTACCTTCCATGGGGTTCGGATTACGACCTGGTGTGTACATCTCATGGATTGACAAATGGTGATATACAGTGGACTAAGAATAACGAAAAGCTTTGGGCTGTCAACACGATTGTTCCAGAGAAATACTATCCTAA ACCTGTCAAATCTGTACATCAGCTACAAAATGTGACAACTGAGCACAATGGTGTCTATACATGTGAAACCACAAATGATACATCTGTATCCTTAAAAACTACCGTCAATATTAATGTGCTAG aAATTCCTACTCCATTTATCGAAGGACCTAACATTCAATCAGTCTTGATAGGTGACAACATTACAATAACGTGTCGAGTTAAAGAACCTGTCGAAATCGCTTTTTGGAAGAAAGGCCAAGCAAATTCCAAGTTGTTTTCAATAATCAACTCGACCAACACAATGTTTATCAAGAATAATCCGGACGATGGGCTATATAAACTAACAATTCTCAACGTTACTCTACTGGACGAATCTGAATATAGGTGTTATTTTGGACGTGATTTTCTTGACGTTAATTTAACGTTTGCTGAGTCACATgtcattgttaatgttaatccTTTAAAACCTTTCCCGTCAATCTACAAGCATGATAGTCTATCAACGGAAATTAAGTTACCTGTACTTGATATATATGACGTCAGCAATGGTGACATTATCAACATGAGATGTGAAGTTAACCTCAGTAAACCAGTCGTCGAACTATCATGGTTTCTTGATGGTTCACCTTTTATGGAATCTAATAAATATGTAGAAACTGATGATAATTTACTATTTAATACGTCTATTGAGTTTTTGAAAACTGCTACAGTAAGTGACAACAATAGAGTGGTAACATGTGTTGCAGAAAACTCCATAATTTTAAAGGAGAATAAAACAGTATACCTGAATGTTACAT ATAAACCGGTGGTTGAGATAGATCCGGAAAGCGCTAGCATAACTGAAGGAGAGGATCTCACGTTCACATGCAGCTCAAATTCAAATCCAATGCCTTCTTCCTATGTATGGTTTGTTAATCTATCTAATGGaacgaaattaattaatcaaaatccagTTTTGAAGTTTAGTAGTGTTACAACCGATTTCAACAATGCAAAATTAAGATGTGAAGTAGAAAACTCAATTGGAAAGTCATATGCTGACGTCACAAATGTGACTGTGAAAA GAATTGAAATATcgttaaaaattatattaccCTGTTCAGTGGTTGCGGCAGTTGTTTGTGTCGCCATACTCTCACTGATTGTGTACAAATATAGATTCAGAATCAGAATGATGCAGGCTCGCCAAAATGTCTACAAAAACAGAg aAGGAGATAAAGAATTTGATTTCTTCATTGCTTATAAATCTGGAGGAGGTGACGAAGATTTTGTGATAAATGTCCTGACACCAAAATTGGAAGAAATGGGATTCAAAATCTGTGTTCATTTCAAGAACTTCTTACCGGGTAGTA CCATTATAGATAACATCACAGAGGCGGTACATAACAGCTGGAAGACAATACTCGTACTTTCGCCTGCTTTCCTTGAGAGCGGCTGGTGTCAATACGAATTCGAAACTGCATTGGGTAACATGCTCAATCAACGAGCTGATATACTGCCGATAATTTACGAAAATGTATTAAACTTACCGAACTTGGACAAGAACATACAAAGTTTGTTGAAGACCATTACTTACCTTAATTGGAATGGCGGCAATATTGACGAGGATCAGAAGATACGCTTCTGGAAAGACATCGAGAAGAACGCGCCACCACGAACAGCAGGACAGATGGCAGACAATAACAATGAGGTCCAAGAAGCAGTAGAATTAAAAGAAATCTAA